Genomic segment of Methanolobus mangrovi:
CACGGTTATTGTTATGCTTACTCCGGAATTCTGGAAACGCTGATATGTTCCTTTATTTATTCGGCTTTCTTGCAATTCCTAGTATATAACCAACATGTTTTCGTGTTGTTCTGTTATTGAACAGTATCCTTTTTCCTTTGTCCAGCTTTGAAAAACGTTTCCGTATTATTTTGCTCAATATCATGCATTTTAGCATGCTATATATTAAGCATGTGATCTTGACAATACCTCCCATGGCTTTAATAGTACTGGTTATGTCCTTTATCTTCTGAAATGGTCTGCGTTGATGTATTCCTATATCTGTGAATCCTGCCTCTTCAAAAAATCGTTTCCATTCATCAGGAGTGTTCATTTTAAAAGGTAATTCGGTTACTTCTGTAAAGATGATCTCAGCTTCATCTATTTTTGTTTTCATCTGAGGTTCAATGGCATTATCTCTGTACATCTCGTTGATGCCAAGAATCCCTCCGACTTTAAGCACACGTATAAATTCATGGAATGCTCTGTCCTTATCAAGGAACTGGGAAACAAATTCTGTAATTACAAAGTCAAATGAATCTTTTCTGAAAGGCAGGTTATATGCATCGCCTATAATGAATTCAGTCATATTTTCAACATTATCATTAATTGCTCTTTGTCGTGCATTCTCTATTGATAGGCTGGCAATGTCCACTCCTACAACAAAGCACCCAGTTTTCTTCGCAAGATGGCATGCACTGAATCCGTTCCCACATCCCACCATCAGCACTATGCTATTCTTATTGATGCTGCATAAATCTGCAAGTTCTTCAGTCGAACGAGGTCCGCCAATGTGAAAATAGGGAACTCCTATGTAGGTCATGAAGTCATAATACTTCATCTTTTCAATTTCAGAAATTGTCAGTTTTCTCTTAACCATTGAACTATTCCTTAGAATATTGCTATTCTAATCTCGGTGGTGACATTTAAAAAAGGTTTGTAAGAAAACGATAT
This window contains:
- a CDS encoding class I SAM-dependent methyltransferase, with amino-acid sequence MVKRKLTISEIEKMKYYDFMTYIGVPYFHIGGPRSTEELADLCSINKNSIVLMVGCGNGFSACHLAKKTGCFVVGVDIASLSIENARQRAINDNVENMTEFIIGDAYNLPFRKDSFDFVITEFVSQFLDKDRAFHEFIRVLKVGGILGINEMYRDNAIEPQMKTKIDEAEIIFTEVTELPFKMNTPDEWKRFFEEAGFTDIGIHQRRPFQKIKDITSTIKAMGGIVKITCLIYSMLKCMILSKIIRKRFSKLDKGKRILFNNRTTRKHVGYILGIARKPNK